The following nucleotide sequence is from Ahniella affigens.
CGATTACGTCGTTGACCAAGTTGGTCAGCGACACTTCCGACGTGGGAATCAGGTAGCGACGCAGCTCACCGGTCTCGGTTACGAACAAGTCTTCCTCAAACTTCGGCAGCTGACCCGTGCCGTACATCGCGTTGGCATTGACCAGCAATGGCACGTTGACTTCGAGGTAACCGTGCTCCGACGTGTGCAGTTCGAGCATGAATTGCGCGAGCGCGCGATGCAGCCGCGCCAGATCGCCACGCAACACCGTAAAGCGCGCACCCGAGAGCTTCGCCGCAGACTCGCCATCGAGCCAGCCGTTGCGCGCGCCCAGATCCACATGATCCTTGACCGGAAAATCGAACGACCGCGGCGTACCCCAGCGATGCTGCTCGACATTCGCGTGCTCGTTGCCACCAAGCGGCACCGAGTCATGCGGGATGTTCGGAACACGGGCCGCGAGATCGTTCCAGCGCTTCAGCAAGTCTTCGAGTTTGGCCTCGCCCGCTTTGAGCTCATCGCCAATACCAGCCACTTCGGCCATCAACGCCGACACGTCCTCGCCCTTGCCCTTCGCCGCGCCAATCGCCTTGGAGCGCGTATTGCGCAAGTTCTGCAGTTCTTGCGTGCGTGCCTGCACCTGTTTGCGCTCGGACTCCAGCGCCTCAAACGCGGCCACATCCAGATCAAAGCCGCGTTTTTCCTTCAGCACGGCAGCGGTTTCGGCCAATCGGCCACGAAAGAGGACAGCATCAAGCATGATCGGCACCAGACAAGCAGGAATCCACCATTATCGCGGCTTGGGGCTATTTCTGGCAATTCGTGCATGGGTCGGAGGTGACCGCCGGGCCGGACCGGTCGAACAAGGCCCGGCAGGCGGGGATCACGCTAACGGCCCCTGGGCAGCAAACGCTGCGTCCGGGATGGCAGCAAGTACAGCAGCCAGATGCCCGCCAACAGTGGTGGCAACAACCAGCCCGAAATCCAGTTGACACCGGTCAGCACCCCAATCGGCAAGGTCGCGAGCCCAACGGTCAGGACGAGCGCGCCGACAACGAGCGTTCGTTCCAACCAGCGATGCGCAAACCAGACCAGCACCATACAGACGCTGGCCAGATTCGCGACCCCGACCAAGACCAACAGCACCAGCCAAGTCCGCGGGTGCATGAGCAGGACCGGATCGTCGATTCCGATCTGATACATCGCTACCAGCAGCACCGCTAGCAATGCCGCGGCCATCAGCACCGTTGAATGTAGCGACCAGGCCAGCGTTTGCCGCATCAGGGCACTACGAAGTTCAGCACCGCGCGGAAATCCGGGCAGCAGGATCAGCGTATCGCTTGAGGCAGCCTGATCGACCCACCAGAGCGACCGATGTCGCGATGCGCCTGCATTGCCACTGAAGTCCAGTACGCGTCGGGGATGGCCGCCGACCAGCCGGTTGATCAACCGATACGCATGCGCCATCGGGATCATCGTGTAGAGCACGATCAACACGATCGCAGCGGGCGGCAGATAGGCTGCGCCCTTTTGGTAACCAACAATGAACTGTACGAGCGCGGCGCCGACGGCCACCAACAGGATCGACTTTGTCGGCCAACCGGGCGCCTGGCCCAGCGTCAGCGTCAACAACGCATGCCCAGGGCTTGTTGATTGGGTCACCCGGGCCAGTGCCTCGGCAGCCAGACTGGCATGAATGTCCGGGGCGTCGTCAGTCAACTCAGAGTCGTCGATCCCTTTGTCCTTCGATTCGGCGTCCAAATCGACGTCCTGTTCGACGTCCTGTTCGTCATCGAACTCGTCGCGTCGGTTGGCAGCTCTGTTGTACGCGACTGCCTGGTCCGCGGTGTCTGCCGCGAGCGCTTCGGGCGCGATATCCTGGACCACGCCAGACCCAAGATCCAGATGGGCAATCTGAAAGACCGAGGGCTCGGGTCGGAGCAACTGCCGCCATTGCTTGCTGTCGCGCCGCCAAGCGTAGGCAATCAGCAGGATCGCTATTGCCAGAAGACCGACATTGCCTGTCACGGCCAGGCCATCGAACAACCGCGATCCGAGATCCGGAACCAGATATTCGAGCAGCCAGATCAGCGCACGAACTAAGAGACTCACGACGAACACGAGAACGAAGTTGAGACCGAGTGCAATGGTCGCCAGCGCCAACGCCACCAGCAGTAGCCCATTGATGCCAAAGTACCAGGAACAAAATATCGGCGGCGCCAAAGCAAGCACCGCCAGTGCGACCGCGGTTCGGGGCAACAAGGTCGCTGCATTCGGCAGGCGCAACGCTTGGATGATGGGCGCGACCGCAAAGAGACGCCCGCGCATGACGGCGATGATGATCGCTGCGGCCGGCCCCATCAGTACAAAGGCCGCTGCACCAGATGACCCGTTGCGGCCGACCCCCATCAGAAACAGGGATACGTTTGTCAGGTACGCCAGAACGACCAGAATGTGCACCCAGTAGCGGGCTCGCAACAAGCACTTGGCGCTCTGCCAGCGCGCTCTGAATGGAACGGATCCCAAGCCTGTGCTGCTCACGGCAACGTGTCCAAAAACAGCTCTTCTAGCACCGGCTCTAACGGTCGGATGGACTCTGGCAAGTTGAGCGGTAGATCCTTTCTGCGCAGCAATGCAACCCAGCCGCCTTCTGGCGTTGGGTGAACAAACTGCGCATGCACGAGGAACGGTGGCCGCTCCGCCGCGCTGCTCTCGAGCCTGATGAACCGGGCCTTCAATTCACGAACCGGATCGCGAGCGATGATCCGGCCGCGATGCAACACAGCCACCTCGGCCGACGCACGTTCGATGTCGTTGAGCAGATGCGTGGTCAGGAGCACCGCCGCACCGTGCGACTGCGCAAAGCTGAGCACTTCGGAGATGATCTGGCGACGTCCGACGGGGTCGACCGAAGACAGTGGCTCGTCCAGCAACATCAACTTCGGCTGGACGGACAAAGCCCGGACAATTTCGATCCGTTGCCGCACGCCAGGCGATAGACTAAGCATCGCCCGATTGCCGGGAACCTCGAATCGCTTCAACATCGATTGGGCCACGTCCGGTCGATAGTTCGGATAGTAGCTGCCGACAAAGTCCAGGTAGTGCTGTGCGCTCAGGTCGCTCAGCGTGAACTTGTTCTGGCCAACATACGCCAGTTCAGCGAGCACCGCATCGGTCGCTTCCGACGGCGGCATGCCCTGAAGTCGAATGCTGCCGGCATCAGGTACCAGCAATCCAGCAGCGAGGTTCAGAAGTGTCGATTTGCCAGCGCCATTTCGGCCGATCAGCCCGACTAGTGCTCCCGGCATGATGCAAAGGTCCAAGCCATCCAGAACGGGCTTGCCATCATAGGATTTTCTGATTCCCTGTGCTTCCAGCAACGGCTGCGACATAGCTCTTGATCACCTCATGGTCGATGCCCCCGACGTGCTGGCGGCAATTTTCGCAAGCATACTGCCGACCAACTGTTCCGGGACCATGATCGACGCGTTTGGGCGACCTTTGAACTCGGAGTAGCGGCAGCGTTCAATCTTAGAGAAGACGTGACAGGCGCGGAGGGTACGCCTGCGCCAGAATGTGGCCGACGACACACGCCCATCACCTGTTTCGTGGCAGACTGTCAGGGATGAATACGCCAATGGATCTGGGTTGCTGAATGTGTATTCAGCATCCGCTCAATTGGCGGGAACCGCACCTATGTCCGGCCGGTCGAACAACTGCCGGGACGTTGCAGAACTACGCACCGATACGGCCAGAGACCGCCGAATCCTTAAGCAACAACAGGAGAAAGCCATGAACAAGTTAGCAAGCCAAGCAGCCGTTTTGCTGCTGTCGTTGATCGTCACCACTGCCGTGCGCGCCGAAGCAGACTGCAACATGCATTTCACGCTCAAGGGCTGGTCGGCCTTCTACAAGACTGCGAGTGGTACGGGCACGGTCACGTGTACGAACGGCCAGAGTGCCAAGGTCAAGATCAAGACCAAAGGCGGCGGCATCACGTTTGGCAAGAGCACCATCAACAACGGCAAAGGCGAGTTCTCGGGCATCACCAACATTAACGAGATCTTTGGCACCTATGTCGAAGGCGGCGCGCACGCAGGTGCGGCGAAGTCGAGCAATGCTGCGGTCATGACCAAGGGCGATGTGAACCTCGCCATTGCCGGCACGGGCAAGGGCTGGGATGTCGGTGTGGCGTTTGGCAAGTTCGTCATCAGCCGACAGTAAGGACGGCTGTTGCTGAGGCATGCAGGCTGTCTGCGCGACAGCCTGCATGTGCGTGTGGCTCACGGTTGCGGGAACAAGCCCAGGCGCAAGGCCTGGTAGATCGTCGTTGAATCAATCGTCCCGTGAATCACGCTAGCACCCGGACCAATTCCGCGCGCTACCGTGCCACCCGCCATGTCACTGTTCGAAGCCCAGACCACATAGAACGGAATCCGCTTGCCTCGGGCATCGGCCGCACTGAGGTAGGGTTGCCCCTGATCACTACTCAACAACGAACCGTTCTCAGAGCGCTTCGGTAGCGGCCGCGGCAGCTCATCCAGATCATCGCTCGTTGCGTTCATGCCACCATTGTCGGAGTCGGAACACACCACTACCGTCAAGGCTGGGTTTTTGGCGTGTTCGTTCAGCGCGAGGCGAATGGCGCGATCAGCGCCAGCAGCCGCCTCAAGTGTTGCGGGCACGTTGTTTTCGCCGGAGAGATTGTCGGTACCCTCCTCGTTGCCGACGATCAGATAGCCTTGCTCCGCGTCGCGCACGCGATCAAGTGCAAATGCCAGCATGTCATCGAAGCGCGGTGCCTGC
It contains:
- the serS gene encoding serine--tRNA ligase, which translates into the protein MLDAVLFRGRLAETAAVLKEKRGFDLDVAAFEALESERKQVQARTQELQNLRNTRSKAIGAAKGKGEDVSALMAEVAGIGDELKAGEAKLEDLLKRWNDLAARVPNIPHDSVPLGGNEHANVEQHRWGTPRSFDFPVKDHVDLGARNGWLDGESAAKLSGARFTVLRGDLARLHRALAQFMLELHTSEHGYLEVNVPLLVNANAMYGTGQLPKFEEDLFVTETGELRRYLIPTSEVSLTNLVNDVIVDDAQLPMRMTAHSMCFRAEAGSYGRDVRGMIRQHQFEKVELVSIARPEESHAEHERMTRAAEVVLEKLGLPYRRMLLCSGDMGFSAIKTFDLEVWLPSQNTFREISSCSNCDAFQARRMQARWRNPATGKNEPVHTLNGSGVAVGRALIAVMENYQNADGSITIPEVLRPYFGGRDRIA
- a CDS encoding ABC transporter ATP-binding protein, coding for MSQPLLEAQGIRKSYDGKPVLDGLDLCIMPGALVGLIGRNGAGKSTLLNLAAGLLVPDAGSIRLQGMPPSEATDAVLAELAYVGQNKFTLSDLSAQHYLDFVGSYYPNYRPDVAQSMLKRFEVPGNRAMLSLSPGVRQRIEIVRALSVQPKLMLLDEPLSSVDPVGRRQIISEVLSFAQSHGAAVLLTTHLLNDIERASAEVAVLHRGRIIARDPVRELKARFIRLESSAAERPPFLVHAQFVHPTPEGGWVALLRRKDLPLNLPESIRPLEPVLEELFLDTLP